From Musa acuminata AAA Group cultivar baxijiao chromosome BXJ3-8, Cavendish_Baxijiao_AAA, whole genome shotgun sequence, one genomic window encodes:
- the LOC135645196 gene encoding uncharacterized protein LOC135645196: protein MSSTVRMIDIAVNFTDYMFKGIYNGRQCHAADIPAVLARAWSAGVDRIIVTGGSLQESKEALAIAETDGRLFCTVGVHPTRCKEFEESGDPEQHFQALVSLAREGIQKGKVVAIGECGLDYDRLQFCPADIQKKYFEKQFELAEAVKLPMFLHMRAAAEDFCDILAQNKERFISGVAHSFTGSAEDRDRLLSFENLFIGINGCSLKTHDNLDVLRGIPVERMMIETDSPYCEIRTTHAGRQFVKSDWPSKKKEKYDHDSTVKGRNEPCFVRQVLEVVAGSRGIGDLEHLGKILYHNTCRVFFPNDLDTAADALLESGHNVQ from the exons ATGTCTTCGACAGTCCGAATGATAG ACATCGCCGTCAACTTCACAG ATTACATGTTCAAGGGGATCTACAATGGCCGGCAGTGCCATGCCGCCGACATCCCCGCCGTACTTGCTCGGGCGTGGAGCGCCGGCGTCGACCGTATCATC GTCACAGGAGGTTCTCTTCAGGAATCCAAGGAAGCCCTCGCCATCGCAGAAACCGATG GACGGCTCTTCTGCACGGTTGGGGTTCATCCTACTAGATGCAAG GAATTTGAAGAGAGTGGGGATCCAGAGCAACATTTCCAGGCGCTTGTGTCATTAGCTCGGGAGGGTATTCAGAAAGGGAAG GTGGTGGCAATTGGAGAATGTGGACTGGACTATGACCGGCTTCAGTTTTGCCCTGCTGATATACAAAAGAA GTACTTCGAGAAGCAATTCGAACTGGCAGAAGCTGTCAAACTGCCTATGTTTCTGCATATGCGTGCTGCTGCTGAAGACTTCTGTGACATTCTCGCTCAAAATAAGGAAAG GTTCATTTCTGGGGTTGCTCATTCGTTTACTGGAAGTGCAGAAGATCGTGACAGGCTCTTGTCATTTGAAAATCTTTTTATAG GCATTAATGGCTGCTCTCTGAAGACACATGACAATCTTGATGTTTTAAGGGGCATTCCTGTTGAGAGGATGATGATAGAGACAGACTCACCGTACTGTGAAATCAGGACTACTCATGCTGGAAGGCAATTTGTTAAATCAGATTGGCCttctaagaaaaaagaaaagtatGATCATGACTCTACAGTAAAAGGTCGCAATGAGCCTTGTTTTGTTAG GCAAGTCCTTGAAGTTGTAGCTGGCTCTAGAGGCATTGGTGATTTAGAGCACCTGGGCAAAATTTTGTACCACAACACATGCAG GGTCTTCTTCCCCAATGATTTGGATACAGCAGCAGATGCTCTTCTTGAAAGCGGCCATAATGTACAGTGA
- the LOC103993976 gene encoding protein CHLORORESPIRATORY REDUCTION 42, chloroplastic: MKTLLGAGWSPRLPSCPLRLLQPSKAPVSLPRCQGDSRNETSGGKSDLSIGSPIVVVEAPPTLKTATAMSSLRINAGLVKQGDVGRIIARKPKDVWAVRLAIGTYLIDGKYFKPLDVDE, from the exons ATGAAAACACTTCTTGGTGCTGGGTGGTCTCCCAGGCTCCCTTCCTGCCCTCTTCGACTCCTACAACCATCTAAAGCACCGGTTTCGCTCCCTCGATGTCAAGGAGACTCGCGGAACGAGACGAGCGGCGGGAAGAGCGATCTGAGCATCGGCTCTCCCATCGTCGTCGTTGAGGCCCCGCCGACGCTCAAGACAGCCACTGCCATGTCTTCGCTTCGGATCAACGCCGGGCTGGTCAAGCAGGGCGATGTCGGCAG AATCATAGCGAGGAAGCCGAAAGACGTATGGGCGGTCCGCCTGGCGATCGGAACATATCTCATAGATGGAAAGTATTTCAAGCCATTAGATGTCGATGAATGA